The following proteins are encoded in a genomic region of Thermococcus celericrescens:
- a CDS encoding DUF4870 domain-containing protein gives MEETPPEEPKKTSLGMDENLEGLLAYLAWWITGIIFLVLEKESDFVRFHAMQSTITFIGITVLQVILSFIPYIGGIIAWLLGIVGFILWILGMVKAYQGERYKFPIVGNLAEEWMEKVNV, from the coding sequence ATGGAGGAGACTCCACCTGAAGAACCCAAGAAGACGTCCCTCGGCATGGATGAGAACCTTGAGGGACTGCTTGCCTATCTCGCCTGGTGGATTACAGGGATAATATTCCTGGTGCTTGAGAAGGAGAGCGATTTCGTCCGTTTCCATGCTATGCAGTCGACGATAACCTTCATAGGCATCACGGTGCTCCAGGTGATCCTCAGCTTCATCCCGTACATAGGGGGCATTATCGCCTGGCTCCTGGGAATCGTGGGCTTTATCCTCTGGATCCTCGGCATGGTGAAGGCCTACCAGGGCGAACGCTACAAGTTCCCCATCGTCGGCAACCTGGCCGAAGAGTGGATGGAAAAGGTCAACGTCTGA
- a CDS encoding FeoA family protein, with product MIVPLNALRPGDRGIVVNILGGPTARQRLVGMGLTPGATVQIIESHQYGPIIISVGGVRFAIGRGMAAKVMIRKL from the coding sequence ATGATTGTACCTTTAAACGCACTCAGACCCGGGGACAGGGGGATTGTGGTGAATATCCTCGGCGGCCCCACCGCAAGGCAGCGGCTTGTGGGCATGGGCCTCACCCCCGGAGCGACGGTTCAAATAATCGAGTCCCACCAGTACGGCCCGATAATCATCTCCGTCGGCGGCGTGCGCTTCGCTATCGGCAGGGGAATGGCGGCGAAGGTCATGATACGAAAACTGTGA